In Falco biarmicus isolate bFalBia1 chromosome 7, bFalBia1.pri, whole genome shotgun sequence, a single window of DNA contains:
- the CAPN3 gene encoding calpain-3 isoform X4 encodes MVKNLENAQMTHSTIDYHGTDERPAWTIVPMQYETRMSCGLVKGHAYSVTAVEETTFKGEKIRLVRLRNPWGQVEWNGPWSDKSEEWNFINEEEKIRLQHKIVEDGEFWIAFEDFMRHFTKLEICNLTPDTLEADKLQTWTVSVNEGRWVRGCSAGGCRNYPDTFWTNPQYRLKLLEEDDDPEDEEVVCSFLVALMQKNRRKERKLGANLYTIGFAIYEVPKEMHGTKHHLQKDFFLYNASKARSKTYINMREISERFRLPPNEYVIIPSTYEPHQEGEFILRVFSEKRSLSEEAENMIEAERPSKKKKGKRPSAKARESSEEENQFRNIFRQIAGDDMEINAEELRNVLNNVVKKHKDLKTEGFELESCRSMIALMDTDGSGKINFDEFRHLWDKIKSWQKIFKRYDTDHSGTINSYEMRNAVNDAGFRLNNQLYDIITMRYADKNMNIDFDSFICCFVRLDAMFRAFHAFDKDGDGIIKLNVLEWLQLTMYA; translated from the exons ATGGTGAAGAATCTAGAAAATGCGCAGATGACTCACTCCACTATAGACTACCATGGGACAGATGAGAGGCCAGCCTGG ACCATAGTGCCAATGCAGTACGAAACCCGGATGTCTTGTGGGCTTGTCAAAGGCCATGCCTACTCTGTCACAGCCGTGGAAGAG ACAAcatttaaaggggaaaaaatacgTCTGGTAAGGCTGAGAAACCCCTGGGGGCAGGTGGAATGGAACGGACCTTGGAGTGACAA GTCAGAGGAGTGGAACTTCATtaatgaagaagagaaaatccGCCTGCAGCACAAGATCGTCGAGGATGGCGAGTTCTG GATAGCATTTGAAGATTTCATGAGGCACTTCACAAAACTTGAGATCTGTAACCTCACGCCTGATACTCTGGAAGCCGATAAACTCCAGACCTGGACTGTGTCAGTCAACGAAGGGCGCTGGGTGAGAGGCTGCTCAGCTGGAGGCTGCCGCAATTATCCAG ATACATTTTGGACCAATCCCCAGTATCGCTTGAAGCTCCTGGAGGAAGATGATGATCCTGAGGATGAAGAGGTTGTCTGCAGCTTCCTCGTCGCACTGATGCAGAAAAATAGGAGGAAAGAACGCAAGCTGGGAGCCAACCTGTACACGATTGGCTTTGCCATCTATGAG GTGCCCAAAGAG ATGCATGGTACTAAGCACCACCTGCAAAAGGACTTTTTCCTCTACAATGCCTCCAAAGCTAGAAGTAAAACCTATATAAACATGCGAGAAATCTCCGAGCGCTTCCGGTTACCACCCAATGAGTATGTCATCATCCCGTCAACATATGAACCCCATCAGGAGGGAGAATTCATCCTGAGGGTCTTCTCAGAGAAAAGAAGTCTTTCAGA GGAGGCTGAAAATATGATTGAGGCAGAACGTCCATCG aagaagaaaaagggcaaG CGTCCTTCAGCAAAAGCTCGTGAGAGTAGTGAAGAGGAAAACCAGTTCAGGAATATTTTCCGACAGATTGCTGGGGAT GACATGGAGATCAATGCTGAAGAACTCAGGAATGTTCTCAACAATGTTGTAAAAAAAC ataaagACCTAAAGACAGAAGGATTTGAACTGGAATCCTGCCGCAGCATGATTGCTTTAATGGAT ACAGATGGCTCAGGGAAGATAAATTTTGATGAGTTTCGACATCTCTGGGACAAGATTAAAAGCTGGCAG aaaattttcAAGCGTTATGACACGGATCATTCAGGAACCATTAACAGCTACGAGATGCGCAATGCCGTCAATGATGCAG GGTTTCGGCTGAACAACCAGCTCTACGACATCATCACCATGCGCTACGCTGACAAGAACATGAACATCGACTTTGACAGCTTCATCTGCTGCTTCGTGCGCCTGGACGCCATGTTCA GGGCATTCCACGCCTTTGATAAAGACGGAGATGGCATCATTAAGCTCAACGTCCTGGAG TGGCTGCAGCTCACGATGTATGCGTAA
- the CAPN3 gene encoding calpain-3 isoform X2 — protein MPSAINAAVAQQTAAGSVPSATISTTTEGVGGGTGGIYSAIISRNQPIIKVKQKTYEDLHKACLEKNILYEDPDFPPNESSLFYSQKIPIKFEWKRPHEICENPRFIIGGANRTDICQGELGDCWFLAAIACLTLNKKLLCRVIPHDQSFIQNYAGIFHFQFWRYGDWVDVVVDDCLPTYNNQLVFTKSSQRNEFWSALLEKAYAKLHGSYEALKGGNTTEAMEDFTGGVTEFYDIKDAPRDIYKIMKHAIDRGSLMASSIDDNLGFSYGSAPRSNIGELIARMVKNLENAQMTHSTIDYHGTDERPAWTIVPMQYETRMSCGLVKGHAYSVTAVEETTFKGEKIRLVRLRNPWGQVEWNGPWSDKSEEWNFINEEEKIRLQHKIVEDGEFWIAFEDFMRHFTKLEICNLTPDTLEADKLQTWTVSVNEGRWVRGCSAGGCRNYPDTFWTNPQYRLKLLEEDDDPEDEEVVCSFLVALMQKNRRKERKLGANLYTIGFAIYEVPKEMHGTKHHLQKDFFLYNASKARSKTYINMREISERFRLPPNEYVIIPSTYEPHQEGEFILRVFSEKRSLSEEAENMIEAERPSRPSAKARESSEEENQFRNIFRQIAGDDMEINAEELRNVLNNVVKKHKDLKTEGFELESCRSMIALMDTDGSGKINFDEFRHLWDKIKSWQKIFKRYDTDHSGTINSYEMRNAVNDAGFRLNNQLYDIITMRYADKNMNIDFDSFICCFVRLDAMFRAFHAFDKDGDGIIKLNVLEWLQLTMYA, from the exons ATGCCGTCCGCCATAAATGCAGCAGTGGCTCAGCAGACAGCTGCTGGGTCCGTTCCCAGCGCTACTATCAGCACCACAACTGAAGGTGTGggtgggggcacaggggggATTTATTCTGCCATCATAAGTCGCAACCAGCCCATTATCAAGGTAAAGCAGAAGACCTATGAAGACCTTCACAAGGCGTGCCTGGAGAAAAACATTCTTTATGAAGATCCTGATTTCCCGCCAAATGAGTCCTCCCTCTTCTATAGCCAGAAAATCCCCATCAAGTTCGAATGGAAAAGGCCACAT GAAATCTGTGAGAATCCACGGTTTATTATTGGTGGAGCCAACAGAACAGATATCTGCCAAGGAGAATTAG GTGACTGCTGGTTCCTGGCTGCCATTGCTTGCCTGACACTGAATAAAAAACTACTCTGTAGAGTCATACCTCATGACCAGTCCTTTATACAAAACTATGCTGGCATCTTTCACTTCCAG TTCTGGCGCTACGGAGACTGGGTGGACGTCGTCGTCGATGACTGCTTACCCACATACAACAACCAGCTGGTCTTTACGAAGTCCTCCCAGCGTAATGAGTTCTGGAGCGCCCTCCTGGAAAAGGCCTATGCAAA aCTTCATGGATCATACGAAGCTTTGAAAGGAGGCAACACCACCGAAGCCATGGAGGACTTCACCGGAGGAGTCACAGAGTTCTATGACATAAAGGATGCCCCTAGAGATATCTATAAAATCATGAAACATGCCATTGACAGAGGATCTCTCATGGCCAGCTCCATTGAT GATAACCTAGGCTTTTCCTATGGATCAGCTCCTCGAAGCAACATTGGGGAACTGATTGCTCGAATGGTGAAGAATCTAGAAAATGCGCAGATGACTCACTCCACTATAGACTACCATGGGACAGATGAGAGGCCAGCCTGG ACCATAGTGCCAATGCAGTACGAAACCCGGATGTCTTGTGGGCTTGTCAAAGGCCATGCCTACTCTGTCACAGCCGTGGAAGAG ACAAcatttaaaggggaaaaaatacgTCTGGTAAGGCTGAGAAACCCCTGGGGGCAGGTGGAATGGAACGGACCTTGGAGTGACAA GTCAGAGGAGTGGAACTTCATtaatgaagaagagaaaatccGCCTGCAGCACAAGATCGTCGAGGATGGCGAGTTCTG GATAGCATTTGAAGATTTCATGAGGCACTTCACAAAACTTGAGATCTGTAACCTCACGCCTGATACTCTGGAAGCCGATAAACTCCAGACCTGGACTGTGTCAGTCAACGAAGGGCGCTGGGTGAGAGGCTGCTCAGCTGGAGGCTGCCGCAATTATCCAG ATACATTTTGGACCAATCCCCAGTATCGCTTGAAGCTCCTGGAGGAAGATGATGATCCTGAGGATGAAGAGGTTGTCTGCAGCTTCCTCGTCGCACTGATGCAGAAAAATAGGAGGAAAGAACGCAAGCTGGGAGCCAACCTGTACACGATTGGCTTTGCCATCTATGAG GTGCCCAAAGAG ATGCATGGTACTAAGCACCACCTGCAAAAGGACTTTTTCCTCTACAATGCCTCCAAAGCTAGAAGTAAAACCTATATAAACATGCGAGAAATCTCCGAGCGCTTCCGGTTACCACCCAATGAGTATGTCATCATCCCGTCAACATATGAACCCCATCAGGAGGGAGAATTCATCCTGAGGGTCTTCTCAGAGAAAAGAAGTCTTTCAGA GGAGGCTGAAAATATGATTGAGGCAGAACGTCCATCG CGTCCTTCAGCAAAAGCTCGTGAGAGTAGTGAAGAGGAAAACCAGTTCAGGAATATTTTCCGACAGATTGCTGGGGAT GACATGGAGATCAATGCTGAAGAACTCAGGAATGTTCTCAACAATGTTGTAAAAAAAC ataaagACCTAAAGACAGAAGGATTTGAACTGGAATCCTGCCGCAGCATGATTGCTTTAATGGAT ACAGATGGCTCAGGGAAGATAAATTTTGATGAGTTTCGACATCTCTGGGACAAGATTAAAAGCTGGCAG aaaattttcAAGCGTTATGACACGGATCATTCAGGAACCATTAACAGCTACGAGATGCGCAATGCCGTCAATGATGCAG GGTTTCGGCTGAACAACCAGCTCTACGACATCATCACCATGCGCTACGCTGACAAGAACATGAACATCGACTTTGACAGCTTCATCTGCTGCTTCGTGCGCCTGGACGCCATGTTCA GGGCATTCCACGCCTTTGATAAAGACGGAGATGGCATCATTAAGCTCAACGTCCTGGAG TGGCTGCAGCTCACGATGTATGCGTAA
- the CAPN3 gene encoding calpain-3 isoform X1, with translation MPSAINAAVAQQTAAGSVPSATISTTTEGVGGGTGGIYSAIISRNQPIIKVKQKTYEDLHKACLEKNILYEDPDFPPNESSLFYSQKIPIKFEWKRPHEICENPRFIIGGANRTDICQGELGDCWFLAAIACLTLNKKLLCRVIPHDQSFIQNYAGIFHFQFWRYGDWVDVVVDDCLPTYNNQLVFTKSSQRNEFWSALLEKAYAKLHGSYEALKGGNTTEAMEDFTGGVTEFYDIKDAPRDIYKIMKHAIDRGSLMASSIDDNLGFSYGSAPRSNIGELIARMVKNLENAQMTHSTIDYHGTDERPAWTIVPMQYETRMSCGLVKGHAYSVTAVEETTFKGEKIRLVRLRNPWGQVEWNGPWSDKSEEWNFINEEEKIRLQHKIVEDGEFWIAFEDFMRHFTKLEICNLTPDTLEADKLQTWTVSVNEGRWVRGCSAGGCRNYPDTFWTNPQYRLKLLEEDDDPEDEEVVCSFLVALMQKNRRKERKLGANLYTIGFAIYEVPKEMHGTKHHLQKDFFLYNASKARSKTYINMREISERFRLPPNEYVIIPSTYEPHQEGEFILRVFSEKRSLSEEAENMIEAERPSKKKKGKRPSAKARESSEEENQFRNIFRQIAGDDMEINAEELRNVLNNVVKKHKDLKTEGFELESCRSMIALMDTDGSGKINFDEFRHLWDKIKSWQKIFKRYDTDHSGTINSYEMRNAVNDAGFRLNNQLYDIITMRYADKNMNIDFDSFICCFVRLDAMFRAFHAFDKDGDGIIKLNVLEWLQLTMYA, from the exons ATGCCGTCCGCCATAAATGCAGCAGTGGCTCAGCAGACAGCTGCTGGGTCCGTTCCCAGCGCTACTATCAGCACCACAACTGAAGGTGTGggtgggggcacaggggggATTTATTCTGCCATCATAAGTCGCAACCAGCCCATTATCAAGGTAAAGCAGAAGACCTATGAAGACCTTCACAAGGCGTGCCTGGAGAAAAACATTCTTTATGAAGATCCTGATTTCCCGCCAAATGAGTCCTCCCTCTTCTATAGCCAGAAAATCCCCATCAAGTTCGAATGGAAAAGGCCACAT GAAATCTGTGAGAATCCACGGTTTATTATTGGTGGAGCCAACAGAACAGATATCTGCCAAGGAGAATTAG GTGACTGCTGGTTCCTGGCTGCCATTGCTTGCCTGACACTGAATAAAAAACTACTCTGTAGAGTCATACCTCATGACCAGTCCTTTATACAAAACTATGCTGGCATCTTTCACTTCCAG TTCTGGCGCTACGGAGACTGGGTGGACGTCGTCGTCGATGACTGCTTACCCACATACAACAACCAGCTGGTCTTTACGAAGTCCTCCCAGCGTAATGAGTTCTGGAGCGCCCTCCTGGAAAAGGCCTATGCAAA aCTTCATGGATCATACGAAGCTTTGAAAGGAGGCAACACCACCGAAGCCATGGAGGACTTCACCGGAGGAGTCACAGAGTTCTATGACATAAAGGATGCCCCTAGAGATATCTATAAAATCATGAAACATGCCATTGACAGAGGATCTCTCATGGCCAGCTCCATTGAT GATAACCTAGGCTTTTCCTATGGATCAGCTCCTCGAAGCAACATTGGGGAACTGATTGCTCGAATGGTGAAGAATCTAGAAAATGCGCAGATGACTCACTCCACTATAGACTACCATGGGACAGATGAGAGGCCAGCCTGG ACCATAGTGCCAATGCAGTACGAAACCCGGATGTCTTGTGGGCTTGTCAAAGGCCATGCCTACTCTGTCACAGCCGTGGAAGAG ACAAcatttaaaggggaaaaaatacgTCTGGTAAGGCTGAGAAACCCCTGGGGGCAGGTGGAATGGAACGGACCTTGGAGTGACAA GTCAGAGGAGTGGAACTTCATtaatgaagaagagaaaatccGCCTGCAGCACAAGATCGTCGAGGATGGCGAGTTCTG GATAGCATTTGAAGATTTCATGAGGCACTTCACAAAACTTGAGATCTGTAACCTCACGCCTGATACTCTGGAAGCCGATAAACTCCAGACCTGGACTGTGTCAGTCAACGAAGGGCGCTGGGTGAGAGGCTGCTCAGCTGGAGGCTGCCGCAATTATCCAG ATACATTTTGGACCAATCCCCAGTATCGCTTGAAGCTCCTGGAGGAAGATGATGATCCTGAGGATGAAGAGGTTGTCTGCAGCTTCCTCGTCGCACTGATGCAGAAAAATAGGAGGAAAGAACGCAAGCTGGGAGCCAACCTGTACACGATTGGCTTTGCCATCTATGAG GTGCCCAAAGAG ATGCATGGTACTAAGCACCACCTGCAAAAGGACTTTTTCCTCTACAATGCCTCCAAAGCTAGAAGTAAAACCTATATAAACATGCGAGAAATCTCCGAGCGCTTCCGGTTACCACCCAATGAGTATGTCATCATCCCGTCAACATATGAACCCCATCAGGAGGGAGAATTCATCCTGAGGGTCTTCTCAGAGAAAAGAAGTCTTTCAGA GGAGGCTGAAAATATGATTGAGGCAGAACGTCCATCG aagaagaaaaagggcaaG CGTCCTTCAGCAAAAGCTCGTGAGAGTAGTGAAGAGGAAAACCAGTTCAGGAATATTTTCCGACAGATTGCTGGGGAT GACATGGAGATCAATGCTGAAGAACTCAGGAATGTTCTCAACAATGTTGTAAAAAAAC ataaagACCTAAAGACAGAAGGATTTGAACTGGAATCCTGCCGCAGCATGATTGCTTTAATGGAT ACAGATGGCTCAGGGAAGATAAATTTTGATGAGTTTCGACATCTCTGGGACAAGATTAAAAGCTGGCAG aaaattttcAAGCGTTATGACACGGATCATTCAGGAACCATTAACAGCTACGAGATGCGCAATGCCGTCAATGATGCAG GGTTTCGGCTGAACAACCAGCTCTACGACATCATCACCATGCGCTACGCTGACAAGAACATGAACATCGACTTTGACAGCTTCATCTGCTGCTTCGTGCGCCTGGACGCCATGTTCA GGGCATTCCACGCCTTTGATAAAGACGGAGATGGCATCATTAAGCTCAACGTCCTGGAG TGGCTGCAGCTCACGATGTATGCGTAA
- the CAPN3 gene encoding calpain-3 isoform X6 has product MPSAINAAVAQQTAAGSVPSATISTTTEGVGGGTGGIYSAIISRNQPIIKVKQKTYEDLHKACLEKNILYEDPDFPPNESSLFYSQKIPIKFEWKRPHEICENPRFIIGGANRTDICQGELGDCWFLAAIACLTLNKKLLCRVIPHDQSFIQNYAGIFHFQFWRYGDWVDVVVDDCLPTYNNQLVFTKSSQRNEFWSALLEKAYAKLHGSYEALKGGNTTEAMEDFTGGVTEFYDIKDAPRDIYKIMKHAIDRGSLMASSIDDNLGFSYGSAPRSNIGELIARMVKNLENAQMTHSTIDYHGTDERPAWTIVPMQYETRMSCGLVKGHAYSVTAVEETTFKGEKIRLVRLRNPWGQVEWNGPWSDKSEEWNFINEEEKIRLQHKIVEDGEFWIAFEDFMRHFTKLEICNLTPDTLEADKLQTWTVSVNEGRWVRGCSAGGCRNYPDTFWTNPQYRLKLLEEDDDPEDEEVVCSFLVALMQKNRRKERKLGANLYTIGFAIYEVPKEMHGTKHHLQKDFFLYNASKARSKTYINMREISERFRLPPNEYVIIPSTYEPHQEGEFILRVFSEKRSLSEEAENMIEAERPSKKKKGKPIIFVSDRANSNKELTADEDAGKDGEKTNLDEKKVSAASGKGENRACSEEENQFRNIFRQIAGDDMEINAEELRNVLNNVVKKHKDLKTEGFELESCRSMIALMDTDGSGKINFDEFRHLWDKIKSWQKIFKRYDTDHSGTINSYEMRNAVNDAGFRLNNQLYDIITMRYADKNMNIDFDSFICCFVRLDAMFRAFHAFDKDGDGIIKLNVLEWLQLTMYA; this is encoded by the exons ATGCCGTCCGCCATAAATGCAGCAGTGGCTCAGCAGACAGCTGCTGGGTCCGTTCCCAGCGCTACTATCAGCACCACAACTGAAGGTGTGggtgggggcacaggggggATTTATTCTGCCATCATAAGTCGCAACCAGCCCATTATCAAGGTAAAGCAGAAGACCTATGAAGACCTTCACAAGGCGTGCCTGGAGAAAAACATTCTTTATGAAGATCCTGATTTCCCGCCAAATGAGTCCTCCCTCTTCTATAGCCAGAAAATCCCCATCAAGTTCGAATGGAAAAGGCCACAT GAAATCTGTGAGAATCCACGGTTTATTATTGGTGGAGCCAACAGAACAGATATCTGCCAAGGAGAATTAG GTGACTGCTGGTTCCTGGCTGCCATTGCTTGCCTGACACTGAATAAAAAACTACTCTGTAGAGTCATACCTCATGACCAGTCCTTTATACAAAACTATGCTGGCATCTTTCACTTCCAG TTCTGGCGCTACGGAGACTGGGTGGACGTCGTCGTCGATGACTGCTTACCCACATACAACAACCAGCTGGTCTTTACGAAGTCCTCCCAGCGTAATGAGTTCTGGAGCGCCCTCCTGGAAAAGGCCTATGCAAA aCTTCATGGATCATACGAAGCTTTGAAAGGAGGCAACACCACCGAAGCCATGGAGGACTTCACCGGAGGAGTCACAGAGTTCTATGACATAAAGGATGCCCCTAGAGATATCTATAAAATCATGAAACATGCCATTGACAGAGGATCTCTCATGGCCAGCTCCATTGAT GATAACCTAGGCTTTTCCTATGGATCAGCTCCTCGAAGCAACATTGGGGAACTGATTGCTCGAATGGTGAAGAATCTAGAAAATGCGCAGATGACTCACTCCACTATAGACTACCATGGGACAGATGAGAGGCCAGCCTGG ACCATAGTGCCAATGCAGTACGAAACCCGGATGTCTTGTGGGCTTGTCAAAGGCCATGCCTACTCTGTCACAGCCGTGGAAGAG ACAAcatttaaaggggaaaaaatacgTCTGGTAAGGCTGAGAAACCCCTGGGGGCAGGTGGAATGGAACGGACCTTGGAGTGACAA GTCAGAGGAGTGGAACTTCATtaatgaagaagagaaaatccGCCTGCAGCACAAGATCGTCGAGGATGGCGAGTTCTG GATAGCATTTGAAGATTTCATGAGGCACTTCACAAAACTTGAGATCTGTAACCTCACGCCTGATACTCTGGAAGCCGATAAACTCCAGACCTGGACTGTGTCAGTCAACGAAGGGCGCTGGGTGAGAGGCTGCTCAGCTGGAGGCTGCCGCAATTATCCAG ATACATTTTGGACCAATCCCCAGTATCGCTTGAAGCTCCTGGAGGAAGATGATGATCCTGAGGATGAAGAGGTTGTCTGCAGCTTCCTCGTCGCACTGATGCAGAAAAATAGGAGGAAAGAACGCAAGCTGGGAGCCAACCTGTACACGATTGGCTTTGCCATCTATGAG GTGCCCAAAGAG ATGCATGGTACTAAGCACCACCTGCAAAAGGACTTTTTCCTCTACAATGCCTCCAAAGCTAGAAGTAAAACCTATATAAACATGCGAGAAATCTCCGAGCGCTTCCGGTTACCACCCAATGAGTATGTCATCATCCCGTCAACATATGAACCCCATCAGGAGGGAGAATTCATCCTGAGGGTCTTCTCAGAGAAAAGAAGTCTTTCAGA GGAGGCTGAAAATATGATTGAGGCAGAACGTCCATCG aagaagaaaaagggcaaG CCTATCATCTTTGTTTCTGACAGAGCAAACAGCAATAAGGAGCTGACAGCAGATGAAGATGCTGGCAAAGATGGTGAAAAAACCAATCTAGATGAGAAAAAGGTTTCTGCAGCAAGTGGCAAAGGGGAAAATAGGGCTTG TAGTGAAGAGGAAAACCAGTTCAGGAATATTTTCCGACAGATTGCTGGGGAT GACATGGAGATCAATGCTGAAGAACTCAGGAATGTTCTCAACAATGTTGTAAAAAAAC ataaagACCTAAAGACAGAAGGATTTGAACTGGAATCCTGCCGCAGCATGATTGCTTTAATGGAT ACAGATGGCTCAGGGAAGATAAATTTTGATGAGTTTCGACATCTCTGGGACAAGATTAAAAGCTGGCAG aaaattttcAAGCGTTATGACACGGATCATTCAGGAACCATTAACAGCTACGAGATGCGCAATGCCGTCAATGATGCAG GGTTTCGGCTGAACAACCAGCTCTACGACATCATCACCATGCGCTACGCTGACAAGAACATGAACATCGACTTTGACAGCTTCATCTGCTGCTTCGTGCGCCTGGACGCCATGTTCA GGGCATTCCACGCCTTTGATAAAGACGGAGATGGCATCATTAAGCTCAACGTCCTGGAG TGGCTGCAGCTCACGATGTATGCGTAA
- the CAPN3 gene encoding calpain-3 isoform X7, with protein MPSAINAAVAQQTAAGSVPSATISTTTEGVGGGTGGIYSAIISRNQPIIKVKQKTYEDLHKACLEKNILYEDPDFPPNESSLFYSQKIPIKFEWKRPHEICENPRFIIGGANRTDICQGELGDCWFLAAIACLTLNKKLLCRVIPHDQSFIQNYAGIFHFQFWRYGDWVDVVVDDCLPTYNNQLVFTKSSQRNEFWSALLEKAYAKLHGSYEALKGGNTTEAMEDFTGGVTEFYDIKDAPRDIYKIMKHAIDRGSLMASSIDDNLGFSYGSAPRSNIGELIARMVKNLENAQMTHSTIDYHGTDERPAWTIVPMQYETRMSCGLVKGHAYSVTAVEETTFKGEKIRLVRLRNPWGQVEWNGPWSDKSEEWNFINEEEKIRLQHKIVEDGEFWIAFEDFMRHFTKLEICNLTPDTLEADKLQTWTVSVNEGRWVRGCSAGGCRNYPDTFWTNPQYRLKLLEEDDDPEDEEVVCSFLVALMQKNRRKERKLGANLYTIGFAIYEVPKEMHGTKHHLQKDFFLYNASKARSKTYINMREISERFRLPPNEYVIIPSTYEPHQEGEFILRVFSEKRSLSEEAENMIEAERPSKKKKGKPIIFVSDRANSNKELTADEDAGKDGEKTNLDEKKRPSAKARESSEEENQFRNIFRQIAGDDMEINAEELRNVLNNVVKKHKDLKTEGFELESCRSMIALMDTDGSGKINFDEFRHLWDKIKSWQKIFKRYDTDHSGTINSYEMRNAVNDAGFRLNNQLYDIITMRYADKNMNIDFDSFICCFVRLDAMFRAFHAFDKDGDGIIKLNVLEWLQLTMYA; from the exons ATGCCGTCCGCCATAAATGCAGCAGTGGCTCAGCAGACAGCTGCTGGGTCCGTTCCCAGCGCTACTATCAGCACCACAACTGAAGGTGTGggtgggggcacaggggggATTTATTCTGCCATCATAAGTCGCAACCAGCCCATTATCAAGGTAAAGCAGAAGACCTATGAAGACCTTCACAAGGCGTGCCTGGAGAAAAACATTCTTTATGAAGATCCTGATTTCCCGCCAAATGAGTCCTCCCTCTTCTATAGCCAGAAAATCCCCATCAAGTTCGAATGGAAAAGGCCACAT GAAATCTGTGAGAATCCACGGTTTATTATTGGTGGAGCCAACAGAACAGATATCTGCCAAGGAGAATTAG GTGACTGCTGGTTCCTGGCTGCCATTGCTTGCCTGACACTGAATAAAAAACTACTCTGTAGAGTCATACCTCATGACCAGTCCTTTATACAAAACTATGCTGGCATCTTTCACTTCCAG TTCTGGCGCTACGGAGACTGGGTGGACGTCGTCGTCGATGACTGCTTACCCACATACAACAACCAGCTGGTCTTTACGAAGTCCTCCCAGCGTAATGAGTTCTGGAGCGCCCTCCTGGAAAAGGCCTATGCAAA aCTTCATGGATCATACGAAGCTTTGAAAGGAGGCAACACCACCGAAGCCATGGAGGACTTCACCGGAGGAGTCACAGAGTTCTATGACATAAAGGATGCCCCTAGAGATATCTATAAAATCATGAAACATGCCATTGACAGAGGATCTCTCATGGCCAGCTCCATTGAT GATAACCTAGGCTTTTCCTATGGATCAGCTCCTCGAAGCAACATTGGGGAACTGATTGCTCGAATGGTGAAGAATCTAGAAAATGCGCAGATGACTCACTCCACTATAGACTACCATGGGACAGATGAGAGGCCAGCCTGG ACCATAGTGCCAATGCAGTACGAAACCCGGATGTCTTGTGGGCTTGTCAAAGGCCATGCCTACTCTGTCACAGCCGTGGAAGAG ACAAcatttaaaggggaaaaaatacgTCTGGTAAGGCTGAGAAACCCCTGGGGGCAGGTGGAATGGAACGGACCTTGGAGTGACAA GTCAGAGGAGTGGAACTTCATtaatgaagaagagaaaatccGCCTGCAGCACAAGATCGTCGAGGATGGCGAGTTCTG GATAGCATTTGAAGATTTCATGAGGCACTTCACAAAACTTGAGATCTGTAACCTCACGCCTGATACTCTGGAAGCCGATAAACTCCAGACCTGGACTGTGTCAGTCAACGAAGGGCGCTGGGTGAGAGGCTGCTCAGCTGGAGGCTGCCGCAATTATCCAG ATACATTTTGGACCAATCCCCAGTATCGCTTGAAGCTCCTGGAGGAAGATGATGATCCTGAGGATGAAGAGGTTGTCTGCAGCTTCCTCGTCGCACTGATGCAGAAAAATAGGAGGAAAGAACGCAAGCTGGGAGCCAACCTGTACACGATTGGCTTTGCCATCTATGAG GTGCCCAAAGAG ATGCATGGTACTAAGCACCACCTGCAAAAGGACTTTTTCCTCTACAATGCCTCCAAAGCTAGAAGTAAAACCTATATAAACATGCGAGAAATCTCCGAGCGCTTCCGGTTACCACCCAATGAGTATGTCATCATCCCGTCAACATATGAACCCCATCAGGAGGGAGAATTCATCCTGAGGGTCTTCTCAGAGAAAAGAAGTCTTTCAGA GGAGGCTGAAAATATGATTGAGGCAGAACGTCCATCG aagaagaaaaagggcaaG CCTATCATCTTTGTTTCTGACAGAGCAAACAGCAATAAGGAGCTGACAGCAGATGAAGATGCTGGCAAAGATGGTGAAAAAACCAATCTAGATGAGAAAAAG CGTCCTTCAGCAAAAGCTCGTGAGAGTAGTGAAGAGGAAAACCAGTTCAGGAATATTTTCCGACAGATTGCTGGGGAT GACATGGAGATCAATGCTGAAGAACTCAGGAATGTTCTCAACAATGTTGTAAAAAAAC ataaagACCTAAAGACAGAAGGATTTGAACTGGAATCCTGCCGCAGCATGATTGCTTTAATGGAT ACAGATGGCTCAGGGAAGATAAATTTTGATGAGTTTCGACATCTCTGGGACAAGATTAAAAGCTGGCAG aaaattttcAAGCGTTATGACACGGATCATTCAGGAACCATTAACAGCTACGAGATGCGCAATGCCGTCAATGATGCAG GGTTTCGGCTGAACAACCAGCTCTACGACATCATCACCATGCGCTACGCTGACAAGAACATGAACATCGACTTTGACAGCTTCATCTGCTGCTTCGTGCGCCTGGACGCCATGTTCA GGGCATTCCACGCCTTTGATAAAGACGGAGATGGCATCATTAAGCTCAACGTCCTGGAG TGGCTGCAGCTCACGATGTATGCGTAA